The Microbacterium maritypicum genome contains a region encoding:
- the ahcY gene encoding adenosylhomocysteinase: MTELEYRVADLSLAEAGRHQLRLAENEMPGLMALREEFGAAQPLKGARIAGSLHMTVQTAVLIETLVALGAQVRWASCNIFSTQDEAAAAVVVGPGGTVDAPAGVPVFAWKGETLDEYWACTDRIFDWSSAGFDGPNLILDDGGDATLLVHKGVEFEKAGAVPEPTETDSHEYTIILDLLRASLAVAPDRWTRLAAGLIGVTEETTTGVHRLYELAAAGELLFPAINVNDSVTKSKFDNKYGIRHSLPDGLNRATDVLMGGKVAFVCGYGDVGKGAAEALRGQGARVIVSEVDPICALQAAMDGFQVARLLDVDGEVDILVTGTGNRDVVTTEHLQALKHLAIVANVGHFDNEIDMAGLEALDGVEKVEIKPQVHEWRMPNGRSVLVLSEGRLMNLGNATGHPSFVMSASFTNQVLAQLELYTNIAAYPTGVYVLPKALDEKVARLHLDALGVQLTTLTDEQAAYIGVPVKGPYKLEHYRY; the protein is encoded by the coding sequence ATGACCGAGCTCGAGTACCGCGTCGCCGACCTCTCCCTCGCCGAAGCCGGCCGTCACCAGCTGCGACTCGCCGAGAACGAGATGCCGGGGCTCATGGCGCTTCGTGAGGAGTTCGGCGCCGCGCAACCCCTGAAGGGCGCCCGGATCGCGGGCTCGCTGCACATGACAGTGCAGACCGCCGTCCTCATCGAGACGCTCGTGGCGCTCGGCGCCCAGGTGCGGTGGGCGAGCTGCAACATCTTCTCCACCCAGGACGAGGCGGCGGCTGCGGTCGTGGTCGGCCCCGGTGGCACCGTCGACGCGCCGGCAGGCGTTCCCGTGTTCGCATGGAAGGGCGAGACGCTCGACGAGTACTGGGCCTGCACCGATCGCATCTTCGACTGGTCCTCTGCAGGTTTCGACGGACCCAACCTGATCCTCGACGACGGCGGAGATGCGACCCTGCTCGTGCACAAGGGCGTCGAGTTCGAGAAGGCCGGTGCCGTTCCCGAGCCGACCGAGACCGACTCCCACGAGTACACGATCATCCTCGACCTGCTGCGCGCCTCGCTCGCGGTCGCACCCGATCGCTGGACCAGGCTCGCCGCGGGCCTCATCGGCGTCACCGAGGAGACCACGACCGGTGTGCACCGGCTGTACGAGCTCGCGGCCGCGGGGGAGCTGCTCTTCCCCGCCATCAACGTGAACGACTCGGTCACCAAGAGCAAGTTCGACAACAAGTACGGCATCCGGCACTCGCTTCCCGACGGTCTCAACCGTGCGACGGACGTGCTCATGGGCGGCAAGGTCGCCTTCGTCTGCGGCTACGGAGACGTCGGCAAGGGGGCTGCTGAGGCTCTGCGCGGTCAGGGTGCGCGCGTGATCGTGAGCGAGGTGGATCCGATCTGCGCGCTGCAGGCCGCCATGGACGGCTTCCAGGTCGCGCGTCTGCTCGACGTGGACGGCGAGGTCGACATCCTGGTGACCGGCACCGGCAACCGCGACGTGGTCACGACCGAGCATCTGCAGGCGCTGAAGCACCTCGCGATCGTGGCGAACGTCGGTCACTTCGACAACGAGATCGACATGGCAGGGCTCGAAGCACTCGACGGCGTGGAGAAGGTCGAGATCAAGCCGCAGGTGCACGAGTGGCGCATGCCGAACGGTCGTAGCGTCCTGGTTCTCAGCGAAGGACGCCTGATGAACCTCGGCAACGCCACGGGGCACCCGTCGTTCGTGATGAGCGCGTCGTTCACCAACCAAGTGCTCGCACAGCTCGAGCTCTACACGAACATCGCCGCCTATCCGACCGGCGTCTACGTGCTTCCCAAGGCGCTCGACGAGAAGGTGGCCCGCCTGCACCTCGACGCTCTCGGTGTGCAGCTGACCACGCTCACCGACGAGCAGGCCGCCTACATCGGGGTACCCGTGAAGGGGCCGTACAAGCTCGAGCACTACCGGTACTGA
- a CDS encoding ABC transporter permease yields the protein MTGFLGALSDAWAEIRVHKLRVLLSLIGIAVSVGALTAVVAISEYQRQFQAEQSDRWGGRAATVVVSVNSDDGTPVDADEFDARFSRVSERFGFSHTARIAQGVLLDVQLPDGITPVSARVMDPAFSQIHRERLLEGRWFVDSDVEAMAPPVVITEPLWERLGRVPLTQHPTVTLSGPAGGTYQVVGITPRQGFGDEELRVDLLYDAYRARVDALPADAWTQYEIWMGTGQVDQIAPVLAMDLRAGLPEGQTVTVNRSDWAAQPGALDAQATFEMVTGGIAALILALGALSLINIQLVAMRQRVREIGVRRAFGASSGRVFFAVFLESLVATTVAGVIGIAIVVAVLRSEWIITSMFYGIQDIPPFPMRAALIGLLASVIVGAVSGFIPALVALRVKVIDAIRF from the coding sequence ATGACCGGCTTCCTCGGCGCTCTCTCGGACGCCTGGGCGGAGATCCGCGTGCACAAGCTGCGCGTCCTGCTCAGCCTCATCGGGATCGCCGTGTCGGTGGGGGCGCTCACCGCGGTCGTGGCGATCTCGGAATACCAGCGCCAATTCCAGGCCGAGCAGTCCGACCGATGGGGAGGGCGAGCGGCGACGGTCGTCGTCTCCGTCAACAGCGATGACGGCACACCTGTCGACGCCGACGAGTTCGATGCGCGCTTCAGCCGTGTCTCCGAGCGCTTCGGGTTCAGCCACACGGCGCGTATCGCCCAGGGAGTGCTCCTCGACGTGCAGCTCCCCGACGGCATAACGCCGGTCTCCGCGCGTGTCATGGACCCCGCGTTCTCGCAGATCCACCGGGAGCGGCTTCTGGAGGGGCGCTGGTTCGTCGACTCCGACGTCGAGGCGATGGCGCCGCCCGTCGTGATCACCGAGCCGCTCTGGGAGCGTCTGGGACGAGTGCCGCTGACGCAGCACCCGACCGTGACACTCAGCGGCCCGGCCGGAGGCACCTACCAGGTGGTCGGCATCACACCGCGCCAGGGCTTCGGCGACGAGGAGCTGCGCGTCGACCTGCTCTACGACGCGTACCGCGCGCGCGTGGATGCGCTGCCCGCCGACGCCTGGACGCAGTACGAGATCTGGATGGGAACTGGGCAGGTCGACCAGATCGCGCCGGTGCTCGCGATGGATCTCCGAGCGGGCCTGCCCGAGGGACAGACGGTCACGGTGAACCGCTCCGACTGGGCGGCGCAGCCGGGGGCTCTGGACGCTCAGGCCACCTTCGAGATGGTCACCGGGGGTATCGCAGCGCTGATCCTCGCTCTCGGTGCGCTCAGCCTGATCAACATCCAACTCGTGGCGATGCGCCAGCGCGTGCGAGAGATCGGGGTGCGGCGCGCCTTCGGAGCGAGCTCGGGGCGGGTGTTCTTCGCCGTCTTCCTGGAGAGCCTGGTCGCGACGACCGTGGCAGGCGTGATCGGGATCGCGATCGTCGTCGCCGTGCTGCGCTCGGAGTGGATCATCACGTCGATGTTCTACGGGATTCAGGACATCCCACCCTTCCCCATGCGCGCAGCGCTCATCGGTCTCCTCGCCTCCGTCATCGTCGGTGCGGTGTCGGGATTCATCCCCGCCCTGGTCGCGCTGCGGGTGAAGGTGATCGATGCGATCCGTTTCTGA